The following proteins come from a genomic window of Anopheles ziemanni chromosome 3, idAnoZiCoDA_A2_x.2, whole genome shotgun sequence:
- the LOC131286067 gene encoding pre-mRNA 3'-end-processing factor FIP1, which translates to MADEGNEDSWLYGGSHQDGIAGGDSIPATETDGAGSEKNPLWDEEHEESSSAAMHDAGDFGKKRRASNEPKNTDETSGEVSSATAGNGLSSHDQQCDDNAMDASDLQESGGVGDEPDESQDDSQLMDDDPIESGKRKQSDASAKEGSGRSEGKDEGDDGEYKEKRKQSSGEEKVGDDNGKDKGGLSDMESDIDSDEDDDINVVIGDIKSGPSYNIIKQRGPILPNQTASNAAGVTDKTKQPAGKFSMEEFESVGTINGVPAHEFSIDSLDEKPWRKPGADITDYFNYGFNEETWRSYCERQKRMRQHESGVGMAGLTINNPQAAPPIGMNMGMRDMRRSGGPMGGGPMGGPRKMNGPIEVIGGGPGGPMGGGPMGGGGGGRRDDGMGMSSQPKENVIQVMTADRREYSRTVVGNKYEPSMGGPPGFGGGPPDFYLPEVEYSDYYDPMQETQWGNDNGNWQPSGIKTLTPGPPMMGHPGMGGMPPQQQQQHMDMMGGGGGERMVMPPPQQMQPGMGPGGPGMGPGGGRIHPPGMPPGARGDIRNPNDRKRGDPRDQRDRDREREQRDRRDRERDRERERERDRDRERERERKERERGEHRSDREGSVVVPKEEVPGDGAVALGAAGTIIPVGTPSLPATSGSRDDKDKRSTKPDRHKDRHRERSRSRERSKSRRSDRSREREQRHSRDKKKSHRKDKEDGE; encoded by the exons ATGGCAGACGAAGGAAACGAAGATAGTTGGTTGTACGGTGGTTCCCACCAGGATGGCATTGCGGGAGGCGACTCGATTCCAGCTACCGAGACCGACGGTGCCGGTAGCGAGAAAAATCCCTTGTGGGACGAAGAACACGAGGAATCATCATCAGCGGCCATGCACGATGCGGGAGACTTTGGTAAAAAGCGTCGTGCCTCTAACGAACCAAAAAACACGGATGAAACTTCCGGCGAGGTCTCATCAGCCACCGCCGGTAACGGATTATCCAGCCACGACCAGCAGTGCGACGATAATGCCATGGATGCAAGCGATTTGCAGGAATCAGGGGGCGTAGGAGACGAACCGGATGAAAGCCAGGACGATTCACAGCTGATGGATGATGATCCGATCGAATCTggcaaacgtaaacaaagcgaTGCAAGTGCCAAGGAAGGAAGTGGCCGTTCGGAAGGGAAAGACGAGGGTGATGATGGAGAGTATAAAGAAAAGCGGAAACAATCGTCCGGAGAGGAAAAGGTTGGGGATGACAATGGAAAAGATAAGGGAGGGCTCAGTGACATGGAGAGCGACATCGATAgtgacgaggacgacgataTTAATGTCGTGATCGGAGACATCAAATCTGGACCTAGCTATAACATCATCAAACAGCGTGGCCCCATTTTACCCAACCAGACGGCATCGAATGCGGCTGGCGTAACGGACAAAACGAAGCAACCGGCAGGGAAGTTCAGCATGGAAGAGTTCGAAAGTGTTGGCACAATAAATGGTGTGCCAGCACACGAGTTTAGCATCGACTCGCTGGATGAGAAACCGTGGCGTAAACCCGGTGCGGACATTACCGATTACTTCAATTACGGATTCAACGAGGAAACCTGGCGTTCATACTGCGAGCGACAGAAGCGTATGCGGCAGCACGAAAGCGGTGTGGGAATGGCCGGCCTGACGATTAACAATCCGCAGGCGGCTCCACCGATCGGCATGAACATGGGAATGCGAGACATGCGACGATCGGGTGGACCGATGGGCGGCGGACCGATGGGTGGACCGAGAAAGATGAACGGTCCGATCGAGGTGATCGGTGGTGGACCGGGCGGACCGATGGGCGGAGGGCCAatgggtggtggaggtggaggtcGGCGTGATGACGGCATGGGAATGTCGAGTCAACCTAAGGAAAATGTAATTCAGGTGATGACGGCCGATCGCCGAGAGTACAGTCGGACCGTTGTTGGTAACAAGTACGAGCCATCGATGGGAGGACCACCAGGTTTCGGCGGAGGACCACCAGATTTTTACCTACCAGAGGTCGAATATTCCGATTACTACGATCCTATGCAGGAGACACAGTGGGGTAACGACAATGGCAACTGGCAACCGTCAGgcattaaaacacttacaCCCGGACCACCGATGATGGGTCACCCGGGAATGGGTGGTATGCCcccacaacagcaacaacagcacatGGATATGATGGGAGGCGGTGGAGGTGAGAGGATGGTCATGCCACCACCCCAACAGATGCAACCCGGTATGGGCCCCGGAGGTCCCGGAATGGGTCCCGGTGGAGGAAGGATACATCCACCCGGAATGCCCCCAGGCGCGCGAGGTGACATTCGAAATCCGAACGATCGTAAGCGAGGAGATCCGCGCGATCAGCGGGATCGTGATCGGGAACGAGAACAACGCGATCGCAGGGACCGGGAGCGAGACCGTGAGCGCGAACGAGAGCGTGATCGTGATCGAGAGCGCGAACGGGAGCGAAAGGAACGCGAGCGGGGTGAGCATAGATCCGACCGTGAGGGTTCTGTTGTCGTCCCCAAGGAGGAGGTACCTGGAGACGGGGCGGTCGCTCTAGGTGCGGCAGGAACAATAATCCCGGTTGGTACTCCATCACTACCAGCCACCTCCGGATCTCGGGACGATAAAGACAAACGTTCCACAAAACCAGATCGGCATAAAGATCG CCACCGCGAACGTTCCCGAAGCCGAGAGAGGTCCAAATCGCGACGTTCAGATCGCAGTCGCGAGAGGGAGCAGCGTCACAGTCGCGATAAGAAAAAGTCCCACCGGAAGGATAAAGAAGATGGCGAATGA
- the LOC131288078 gene encoding actin-binding Rho-activating protein-like, producing MSTTVRRSSITIRLSETPDSPLSSKVALFNQTAQSHRESQLTNPFSDAQATRGMARLQISKEEYGKPKAGSLTEYRGKKANIQVYQEMLELCQVIDVDGQPVSKKNPDIKMIYFGELFNIYTHINDKLVGLLLRARKHDLIQFEGECLFQRRDDHVPVYLTKPITQIRDILVGKQTEIRRSLSPNPQPTNMLP from the exons GATTCTCCACTGTCATCGAAGGTGGCCCTCTTCAATCAGACCGCTCAAAGCCACCGAGAGTCGCAACTGACCAATCCGTTCTCTGATGCACAGGCGACACGCGGCATGGCGAGGCTACAGATCAGCAAGGAGGAGTACGGAAA ACCAAAAGCGGGCAGCCTCACCGAATACCGAGGAAAGAAGGCAAACATTCAGGTGTACCAGGAAATGCTTGAATTGTGCCAGGTGATCGATGTTGATGGGCAGCCAGTATCGAAGAAGAATCCCGATATCAAAATGATCTACTTCGGCGAGCTGTTTAAT ATCTACACACACATCAACGATAAACTGGTCGGTCTGTTGTTGCGTGCCCGCAAGCACGACCTTATTCAGTTTGAAGGTGAATGTTTGTTCCAGCGCCGTGACGATCATGTGCCGGTGTACCTCACGAAGCCTATCACCCAGATCCGGGACATCTTGGTCGGAAAGCAGACGGAAATTCGCCGCAGTTTGAGTCCCAACCCCCAACCCACCAATATGTTACCCTAG